The DNA sequence CCCGCGCGGTCACGCGCGGCGTCTCGCCCGAGGGGCGCCATTACTACCCGGCCTTTCCCTACACGGCATATGTGCACATGACCGATACGGATGTGGCCGACCTTTTCGCCTATATGCAGACGCTGCCGGTGTCCGACACGCCCAGCAAACCGCACGAGGTGGGCTTTCCCTTCAACATCCGGCGCGGCCTTGGGCTTTGGAAGCTGCTCTATGTCCACGAGGACTACGTGATGGCGGGCGATCCGGACGGTGAACTGGCGCGCGGTCGCTACCTGGTCGAGGCGCTTGGCCACTGCGGCGAATGCCATACCCCGCGCGGCCCGCTGGGCGGGCTCGATCGGTCGGCCTGGCTGACCGGCGCCCCCAATCCGTCGGGCAAGGGGCAGATCCCCGACATCTCACCCGGCGGTCTGGACTGGTCGGCGGGCGACATCGCCTATTACCTGCAAAGCGGCCTGACCCCGGACTACGACAGCGTCGGCGGGTCGATGGCGTCGGTCGTGCAGAACCTGTCGCAGCTGCCTGAAAGCGACCGCACGGCGATTGCCGCCTATCTCAAGGCGCTGCCCTGAGAGCGTCCGGCCCGGGAACCGCGATGTTTCGTGACAGACAGAACTATGTCCCTCGTCCTGCCAGGTCGGCCATTTCTGGCCTGCGCCGTTTTGCCGTCCGGACGGGCGTTGCTATCTGATAAGCAACAGTAAGGAGGCGATCGTGAACATTCTGATCGTGGGGGCCGGACCGACCGGCCTGACGGCAGCCGTGGAACTGGCGCGCCGAGGCGTGATACCGCGTGTCATCGACAAAAGGTCCGGCCCCTCGGAACTCAGCCGGGCCGTCGGCATCCAGCAACGGTCGATGGACATTCTGACCCCCTCCGGCGTGGCGGACGACATCCGGGCCGAGGCCGTCCGCTTTGACGGTATCGCCTTTCACATCGGCGCGCGCAGGATCGCGAAATTTGCCCTGAACTACGACGAAACCTCCCGGCTCTATGGGCTTCCGCAGGACCGGACGGAACATTTCCTTGCCCGCGCCTTTGCCCGGTATGGCGGCAAGATCGAGTATGACACGCCTTTCGAGGGGCTGACCCAGGACGACACCACCCTGCGCGTGCGCCTGGGCGGGACAGAAGCGGCGTTCGACCATGTGATCGGCGCGGACGGCGCGCACAGCGACGTGCGCGCGGCGCTGGGGCTGGATTTTCCCGGTTTCGATCTGCCGGAGGAATGGTCCATCGCCGATGTGGAAAGCCCGGACTGGCGTGATCCCGAGACCTTTCAGGGCTTTCTGCTGCCGCACGGCGACATCTGCATCGTGGCCCCGTTGGAGCAAGCGCGGTTCAGGGTGATCGCAAGCCAGCCTGACGCGCTTGCCGCACTGCCGGTGCCGATGAACGTGACCCGGATACGCCGCAGCGGTGCCTTCACCATATCGGTGCGGCAGGTCACGGCGTATGCGGTGGGCCGGGTCTATCTTGCCGGGGATGCCGCGCATTGCCATTCACCGGCGGGCGGTCGGGGCATGAACCTCGGCATCGCGGATGCCGCCGACCTCGCGGGGCGTCTGATCGACGGAGACATCGGCGGCTATCACGCCGCGCGCCATGCCGAAGGCGCCCATGTGCTGTCCTTCAGCGAAGGGTTGCGCAAGGCGGTCCAATCGAAAAGCCCGCTGCGCAGGGCTGTCATGTCCCGGGTGATGAAGCTGATCGCGGCGGTCCCGCCGCTCCGGCGCGCGGCGGTACGTTATTTCGTCAGCGGATAGGGATATCAGGCCAGCCCCAGCTTGCGGTTGCGCGCCTCGCGCAGACGGGCAAAGTCGTCGCCCGCGTGATAGCTCGACCGCGTCAGCGGCGTGGCCGACACCATCAGGAATCCCTTGCCATAGGCCGACTTTTCGTAGGCGGCGAATTCATCGGGGTGGACGAAACGGTCCACCCGGTGATGCTTGGGCGTCGGTTGCAGGTACTGGCCGATGGTCAGGAAGTCGATGTCGGCGGCGCGCATGTCCTCCATCACCTGTATCACCTGCTGGCGGTCCTCACCCAGACCGACCATGATGCCCGATTTGGTGAACATCGACGGATCCAGTTCCTTGACCCGCTGAAGCAGGCGCAGCGAGTGGAAATAGCGCGCACCGGGCCGCACCTCGGGGTAGAGCCCCGGCACGGTTTCGAGGTTGTGATTGAACACATCCGGTTTCGCGGCGACCACGATCTCCAGCGATCCGGGCGTGGCGCGGATGAAATCCGGTGTGAGAATTTCAATCGTGGTTTCCGGCGACCGCTTGCGGATGGCACGGATGGTCTGGGCGAAATGTTCGGCCCCGCCATCTTCCACGTCGTCGCGGTCGACGCTGGTGATGACCACATGGTTCAGCCCCAGCTTCGCCACGGCATCCGCCACGCGCCCCGGCTCGAACACGTCCAGCGCCTCGGGCGGCTTGCCGGTGGCGATGTTGCAGAAGGTACAGGCGCGGGTGCAGACCTCGCCCATGATCATCATGGTGGCATGGCCCTGGGACCAGCATTCGCCCACGTTCGGGCATCCGGCCTCTTCGCAGACGGTGGTCAGCTTGTGCTCGCGCATGATCTTTGCGGTGTCGGCATACCCCTTGCCGCCGGGGGCCTTGACCCGGATCCAGTCCGGTTTCTTGGGCTGGGCGTTGTCGGGTTTGCGTGCCTTTTCGGGGTGACGCTGTTCGGGGATTTTCAGATCGCGCATGGGGACCTCGTGTTGCATGCCTTGTGTTTAACACAGATGCCGCGCAGCGAAAGCCCGTCCGGCGCATTGCCGCCTTGCATTCGGCGAGGGGGCAGGGCCGGCATCAGAACCGGCGCGGCACCCGTTCGGCGGTGGCCCAGTCCGGCCACCAGCCCATCCACTCGATCCCGATGATCAGCAGCGCCAGAACGACAGCCCCCAGAACCAGCTTGACCCGCGCCGCGGACGGCGGGTTGCGCGCCCATTTCGCCATCCGCATCAGCCAGATCGGATTCATGTGAACCGGACCTTTCCGATATAGGGCAGGTTCCGGTCGCGCTGGCCATAGTCGATGCCATAGCCCACCACGAATTCGTCCGGGATCTCGAAGCCGGTCCAGTCCGCCTTCATGTCCACCTCGCGGCGGCTGGGCTTGTCCAGCAGCGCGATGGTTTTCAGCCGGGCGGGCCCGCGCGATTTCAGCAGGTTGGTGACATGATGCAGCGTGTGCCCGGTGTCCACGATGTCCTCGACCACCAGCACGTCGCGGCCCTCGATCGCACCGCGCAGGTCCTTGAGGATCCGCACCTCGCGGCTGCTTTCCATGCCGTCGCCATAACTGGAGGCCTCAAGGAAATCGACCTCGATCGGCAGCTTCAGCTCGCGCACCAGATCGGCGATGAACACGAAGGATCCGCGCAGCAGCCCCACCACCACCAGCTTGTCCGTGCCGTCGAATTCGTCGTGTATCGCGCGGCACAGCGCCTCGATCCGGGCGGCAATCGCCTTGGCCGAGATCATTTCATCAATCACGTAGCGACGATCCGTCATGACTATTGGCCCTTGAATTCATGGCGTTTAGCGGTGACATAGGGCTAGCCCGAGCAGACCCGGAACGCAATGCCGACCCATTCAGAGACCAGAGAACTGCCCTATACCCCGCAACAGATGTACGATCTGGTGGCGGACGTGGGCAAATACCCCGAATTCCTGCCCTGGACCGCCGCCGCGCGGATTCGCAGTGACGAACAGGTGGACGATCACCGCGTGATGGACGCGGACCTGGTGATCAGCTTCAAGGTGTTCCGCGAACGGTTCACCAGCCGGGTGACGCTCTGGCCCGACCAGATGAAGATCGACACCGAATATCTCGACGGCCCGTTCAAATACATGCTGTCGAACTGGCAGTTCGAAGAGGCCCCGCAGGGCTGCAAGGTGCATTTCCACGTCGATTTCGAATTCCGCAACCGGATCCTTCAGGGCATCATCGGCGTCGTGTTCAACGATGCCATGCAGCGCGTGGTGCGCGCCTTTGAACAGCGCGCGGCGGACCTCTACGGGCCAGCCTGATGAAGACCGTCACCGATCAGCTCATCCGCTTTCGCAAGGCGGCGGTCCCGGCCGAGGCCGCCGTGATGATGCGCCTGTCGCTGTTCGACTGGGCCGCCTGCGGCATCGCCGGGGCGCAGGCCGGGGACTTTGACGATTTCGCCGCCGCGCAGCGGGCCATGGGCACGGGCCAGGCGCAGATATTCGGCGGCGGCAGCGCCACCGCACCCGGCGCCGCGCTGGTCAACGGCACGCTGTCCCATGCGCTGGACTATGACGATACGCATTTCGCCCACATCGGGCATCCGTCGGTCGCCGTGCTGCCTGCCGTGCTCGCCCTGGCCGAAGAACTGACCGCGCCGCTGGACGAAGTGGTGGAGGCGGCGACGCTGGGCGTCGAATCCTCGATCCTCGTGGGTCTCTGGCTGGGGCGCAGCCACTATCAGGTCGGATACCACCAGACCGCCACCGCCGGGGCCTTTGGCGCCGTCATGGGCTGTGCGCGGCTGCTGGGTCTCGACAAAAGCCAGCTGCGCGCGGCGCTCGGGCTCTGCGCCAGCATGGCCTCGGGGCTGAAGTCGCAGTTCGGCACGATGGCCAAACCGCTCAACGCCGGACTTGCCGCCCGCACCGGGGTCGAGGCCACGCTCTGGGCGCAGGCGGGGATGACCGCGGCAGAGGACGGGCTGGCCGGGCCGCTGGGCTTTGGCGCCACCCACCACGGCGAGGCGGCAGAGATCGCCCTGCCGCGCGGCAGCTGGCGCATCACCGACATCAGCCACAAGTTCCACGCCTGCTGCCACGGGTTGCACGCGATGCTCGAAGCGGTGCGCGCGGCCGACCTGGACCTCGATGCGGTTGAAACCATTCACATCCGCACCAACCCGCGCTGGATGAGCGTCTGCAACATCGACGCGCCCACCACGGGCCTCGGGGCCAAGTTCAGCTACACCCAGACCTGTGCAATGGCGCTCCTGGGCCATGATACGGGCGCGATTGCCAGTTTCACCGACGACATCACGCAAGACCCGGACATCACCGCCCTGCGCGCAAAAATCCGCGTCACCGAAGAGGCGCGGCTGTCCGAAACCCAGTCCGAGATTGCCGTGTCCTTTGCCGGTGGCGCGATGCGGCGGCTGAAGCATGACCTGTCGGCACCGATGACGCTGGAAACCCGCGCGGCCCGGCTGCAGGACAAGGCGGTGGCCCTGCTGGGCGAGGACCGCGCCGAGGCGCTGTGGCAGGCCGCCCAGGGCGACGGCCTGAGGGCTCTGACGGATCAGCTCGTCAGGTCGTAGGCGCGTTCACCGTGGCTGGACAGGTCCAGCCCGTCCGACTCGGCCTCCGCATCCACGCGCATCGGCACGAAAGCCCGGCAGGCGTAGGCGATGACCAGTGTCACGACCGTGGTAAAGACACCCACGATCACCAGCGATCCCAGTTGCGCGGCCCAGCTGCCCGCCCCCAGCGCCGCGATCATCACGGTGCCGAAGATACCGCCGACGCCATGCACGGCGAAAACATCCAGCGTGTCGTCCACCCGCAGCTTGTTGCGGATCAGCACGACCGCCTCCTGACACAGGATGCCCGCGACCCCGCCGATCAGCAGCGCCGCCCAGGGCCCGACGAACCCCGACGCCGGGGTGATCGACGCCAGCCCTGCGATCGTGCCCGTCACCAGACCCACCAGCGACGATTTGCCGAACTTGATCTTCTCCCACAGCGCCCAGCTCAGCGAGGCGGTCGCGGCAGAGATATGGGTCACGGTGATCGCCATGGCCGCGCCGCCATCGGCGGCCAGCTGCGA is a window from the Sulfitobacter sp. THAF37 genome containing:
- a CDS encoding cytochrome c, with amino-acid sequence MRRFLIAICLLAVIGLGAFWVLTRPAPLRADVAAGHTADPDNGARVFHAGGCASCHAAPDSEDKLTLAGGEAFASPFGTFHAPNISPGAQGIGGWDLPAFARAVTRGVSPEGRHYYPAFPYTAYVHMTDTDVADLFAYMQTLPVSDTPSKPHEVGFPFNIRRGLGLWKLLYVHEDYVMAGDPDGELARGRYLVEALGHCGECHTPRGPLGGLDRSAWLTGAPNPSGKGQIPDISPGGLDWSAGDIAYYLQSGLTPDYDSVGGSMASVVQNLSQLPESDRTAIAAYLKALP
- a CDS encoding NAD(P)/FAD-dependent oxidoreductase — encoded protein: MNILIVGAGPTGLTAAVELARRGVIPRVIDKRSGPSELSRAVGIQQRSMDILTPSGVADDIRAEAVRFDGIAFHIGARRIAKFALNYDETSRLYGLPQDRTEHFLARAFARYGGKIEYDTPFEGLTQDDTTLRVRLGGTEAAFDHVIGADGAHSDVRAALGLDFPGFDLPEEWSIADVESPDWRDPETFQGFLLPHGDICIVAPLEQARFRVIASQPDALAALPVPMNVTRIRRSGAFTISVRQVTAYAVGRVYLAGDAAHCHSPAGGRGMNLGIADAADLAGRLIDGDIGGYHAARHAEGAHVLSFSEGLRKAVQSKSPLRRAVMSRVMKLIAAVPPLRRAAVRYFVSG
- the lipA gene encoding lipoyl synthase; translated protein: MRDLKIPEQRHPEKARKPDNAQPKKPDWIRVKAPGGKGYADTAKIMREHKLTTVCEEAGCPNVGECWSQGHATMMIMGEVCTRACTFCNIATGKPPEALDVFEPGRVADAVAKLGLNHVVITSVDRDDVEDGGAEHFAQTIRAIRKRSPETTIEILTPDFIRATPGSLEIVVAAKPDVFNHNLETVPGLYPEVRPGARYFHSLRLLQRVKELDPSMFTKSGIMVGLGEDRQQVIQVMEDMRAADIDFLTIGQYLQPTPKHHRVDRFVHPDEFAAYEKSAYGKGFLMVSATPLTRSSYHAGDDFARLREARNRKLGLA
- the hpt gene encoding hypoxanthine phosphoribosyltransferase; this encodes MTDRRYVIDEMISAKAIAARIEALCRAIHDEFDGTDKLVVVGLLRGSFVFIADLVRELKLPIEVDFLEASSYGDGMESSREVRILKDLRGAIEGRDVLVVEDIVDTGHTLHHVTNLLKSRGPARLKTIALLDKPSRREVDMKADWTGFEIPDEFVVGYGIDYGQRDRNLPYIGKVRFT
- a CDS encoding type II toxin-antitoxin system RatA family toxin; this encodes MPTHSETRELPYTPQQMYDLVADVGKYPEFLPWTAAARIRSDEQVDDHRVMDADLVISFKVFRERFTSRVTLWPDQMKIDTEYLDGPFKYMLSNWQFEEAPQGCKVHFHVDFEFRNRILQGIIGVVFNDAMQRVVRAFEQRAADLYGPA
- a CDS encoding MmgE/PrpD family protein, with translation MKTVTDQLIRFRKAAVPAEAAVMMRLSLFDWAACGIAGAQAGDFDDFAAAQRAMGTGQAQIFGGGSATAPGAALVNGTLSHALDYDDTHFAHIGHPSVAVLPAVLALAEELTAPLDEVVEAATLGVESSILVGLWLGRSHYQVGYHQTATAGAFGAVMGCARLLGLDKSQLRAALGLCASMASGLKSQFGTMAKPLNAGLAARTGVEATLWAQAGMTAAEDGLAGPLGFGATHHGEAAEIALPRGSWRITDISHKFHACCHGLHAMLEAVRAADLDLDAVETIHIRTNPRWMSVCNIDAPTTGLGAKFSYTQTCAMALLGHDTGAIASFTDDITQDPDITALRAKIRVTEEARLSETQSEIAVSFAGGAMRRLKHDLSAPMTLETRAARLQDKAVALLGEDRAEALWQAAQGDGLRALTDQLVRS